The genome window GTCCCAATCTTCTGCACTCCCCAGCTTATTAAAGAACTTTTTGTATAATCTGATTCTTATTTTCGAGATGGCTGATGGTGTGCATCCTAACAGACATGCCATATCAGCAGGCTTGCACCCTAATTTGATGAGCATGCAAACATTTAACTCTCGATTGCTGATATCATAAACCGACCAAAGTTTTTCTTTAAAACTTGGCATGAACTGATTAAAGGTATCTTCCATTTGTTTTCTCTCTTCTTTTGTCAGATACTCTTTGGTTTCACTTCTTTTCTTCTTTTGTATCATGATCCCTATATCAGTGTTCTTGATGCTGCCTAAAGCTCGATTTTCTTCTTCAATCTTCAGTTTGTTTATGGCATTCTGCGCTAACAGTTTTTCTTTCTCATCAGCTAATCTTTTCTTCAATTCATCTTTTTCATTTGTAGCATTTATGAGTTGTAATTCTAATTCATCTATGCGTTTGTTGTTTTCTTTTATTTTCTCCAGACTGTTTTGGCGCATCTCTTCTTGCAATTTCTTCAGCATGAATACTTGCCTTTTTTCTTCCTGAGCTCTTCGTCTCAATCTACTGATTAATAAAAAGGCAAAAGTTGTAACTAAGAGTAAAAAAACAGTTGTAGAAGCAAACAAAAGTTTGAATTCATTTTTCTCTTTTGATATTCTGGTGATTCTTTCTTTCTGCTTTTGATAATCATACAGTCCTTTGATTTTTGCCATCATTTCAGAGTTCGTATTTCTCCGAATGCTGTCTACAATATGTGTGTACCGTTCGAAAAATTTTATACTTTCAAAGTTCTTCTCTTTTCCTAGTGATTCTTTTGTAAGAAACTTATATGCTTCTTCTTTTGCATATATGTTTCCTTTATTCTTCAGAAAGGAATATAGCATGTTGGCTTTGGATATATCTGTTTGCTTATATAGATTAGCTGCAATAAAATAAACTGCACTAGAGTCTGCTTTATTGATATTGTGTAGTATGTCTGGAAGCAACTTTTGGGCATTTCCCCAATCTCTTTTATCCGTATATGCAATAACACAATAGCTTTTTACACTATTGATACACCTGATATCTTTAGTGTGTTCAGCCATTTTCAAAGCTTTTTTTAAAAGTTTGAGCGCAAGTGTAGTTTCTCCCTTATCTAAAAGAACAAGGGCTTTGTCTTTCAATATTTTGACCATAGCAATATCGTCTTTTGCGATGAATGCTTCGTTATATGCCTTTGTGTACATATCGATAGCGTAGTCGTATAAGTATTGGTCGTAGTAAATATTTCCAAGTTGGGAATAACATTTGTTGTTTATGTTTAAAATGGTGTCTTTGATACTCGCTGCTTTTGTGTAGAAATTGACAGCTTTCATTGCTTCGTCTTTTTCACTTTTTATTCTGCCTGCATAGTATAAGGCTAATTTTAGAAAAGTATAATCCTTTTTGTTTTGCATATAATTGATTATTCTGCTGATATTTTTCTCGTATGGTTTGATGTCATGATCTGTTAGATCTGTTGCTTGAATCTTTAAAAGTTCACCATACATTTGTTCTTCTTTGTTGAATGAAGAGACATTTATGGTATCGAGGAAATTTGATGCTATGTTTTGGTCTTTGTATAAATCTTTAGCCATAGCATAAAAAAGACTGCGATTATCTGTTCTTTTAGAGCAGGACATAACGCACATAACGATAAATATGTAAATAAACTTTTTCATAATGCAAAGTTAATACATTTATTTGTAATATCTATGCGATAAATGCTTATTTTCCTTAATTTCCCCATTTGTCAAATGGTTGTCAATGTTTATATTGTTTAATGATGCATTTTTTCAATACTTTTGCATCCGAATTTTAATTATTAGAGTAATGAAAGTTTTAGTTTTTATATTTATTGTGTTTTCTTTTCTAGGTGTTTCTGCAGAGGAGAATATGAGTATCGAAAAGGAGTATGATGTAGTTTGCTCTATCTATAATGGTGGTAGACATAATTCTAATAAGGCTCCCCTTCGTTACAATAGAATATTGTTGCAAGTAACAGAATTGATGGTCTCTGTTGTTGATGGTGCTGATAGTCCACAACCCTCAGTGTTGTCTTTTTATTCTGGTGACGGAACCCTTCTTTATAGAAAACAGTGTATTCTTGAAAATGGTGTTGTTATTTCAATGGCACCCGATATAATTAACAAAGTGTCTAGAATTACTATTGTTCTTAATGATTGTGAATTTATAGGTTTTATTAAATAAAAGTTTAATTTTAAGGTTTTAAAAATGAAAAATGTATTTTTTTTATTTGCGCTTCTATGCGCATTCTTTTCATCATGTTCTGATGAAGATGGAGCTAATGTAACAACTTCAAACGTGAAATTGCCACATGTCGTTACAATTAATAGTGGTGACAAGGTAACTTGTAGCTCGAATACTAAATCTCAAGTGAAAGTCTTGGCTTTTGATAATGAGGAAGGCTTTAATCACTTTGTTGGTATTCTAAGGACAAAGACATCACAACAACGAGCTCAATTGGTTAAAAGTTTGGGCTTTGAAAGCTTGGCTATGATTAATGATAAAGCAGATAAGGAACTTGATAAAATAGGTGCAACAGCTTCATCTGTGGATGATTTCAGAGCAAAATATTTGGATTATAAGACAAAGTATGCAGGTATATTAGTAGCTAATGCTGCTGATTCTACAGACTTATCTCTTTATAAACCTGCTTCAAAAGATACTGCTGTTGCTCCGTACTTAGTCGGTGAATGTAATAAAGTTCTAGTTGATGGTGCTCTTCGAGATATCCCTTTTTCTGATGAAATGAATGATGACGATAAGAAAATCTTTGCAACAAGTTATACAGAATATTCGCCAAATTCGACAAGAAGTGTTGAGAAAGACTACACGAGTGAAGATTCTTGGCCAGTAAATGGTTTTATTGAAAAAGATGGTAATCATAAAACAATTTGTTCTGTTTACGTTACTGATGAATTCAAGTTGTTTATACATTTTGGTGCGCAATACAAAATGTGGTATGGATGGAAAAGGGCTAATCGACAGTTCTTTTTTAGATTGGAAAACATGGAAGGATTAGATAAGTTAAATCCGGATGCACTTTCTTCAAATTTAAGTCCGAATACATATTATTTTGGCACATCCAAAGAATTCTATTCATATACAAAAATTAATTTTCATGTAGCTGAAGTTACCCAAAATCCTATTGTTATGATAAATAAATATGAAGTTACAGGTAAAGTTTTTGTATGGACAGATAGAATGTCTGAGAAAGATGCTAATGGAAATGTAATATATCAGAGTACCGGAAGTTCTATATATCCTACACAACACGCTCCTCGTGAAAACTTCCCTTTGTTCAAAAAAGAAAATTCTTTTCCTTGTAAAATATCTTTAGTAGGTAAAAGATAAAAAATGAATGGAATGAATGAAAATGTATAAGAAACTGATTTATGGAGTATTGCTACTCTTGACAATAGCATCTTGTAGCGAATCATCTGAACAAGAAGATGAATATGCTAATTGGAAAGAGAGGAATGATGTGTTTTTCCAAGGTATATTTTTCAAGGCTGATTCAGCAATTAATGCTGGAAGTAATAATTGGAAAATTATACGTAATTGGTCTCTTCAAGAGCAGTTTGGAGTACAGAAAGAAAATTATATCGTAGTGCATGTTCTAGAAAATAGTACAAATACTTCTGTTCCGATTTATACCGATTCGGTTGTGGTAGATATTCAAGGTATGTTAATGCCAACTGATAATGAAGAAAGGAGAACTGTATTTTATACTACGTTTTCAGGGAAGGATAGGAATGTCTCCTCAGATTTGCGATTAACCATTTCTGCAAAAGGAACATTGCAAAAACAAGAAATTGATGGCTTGTCTACTGCTTTGCAGAAAATGCATATCGGTGATCGCTGGATGGTATACGTACCATATAATCTTGCTTTGAAGAATCAAAGTTCTGTTAGTCCTTTTGTTCCTGCGTACAGTACAATGATATTTGACATTACGTTGCTTGGAATAAAACATACGTAAATTTACAAAAAAGCGCATCGGCATTTGTTTGCTGATGCGCTTTTGGGGCTTTATGATTAAGGATTGGGACCTGCGATGGAATCGCAGGGAACGGGGGCGCAAAGAGGGAGAGGGAGCTTTTTACCCTTTTACCTTTTTACCCTTTTACCTTTTTACTTTTTTACCTTTAAATAAATCCTTGCTGTTTGAGGGCTTCGATAAACCCAACGCTCATCGCCTCGCAATCCTTCTTTGTGTATCGGATGTCGGTAAAAACCTGGGCTAGGGTCTCTACGTTGTTGATGCGAACGAACTCCTTGTTCTCTTCAAGAGCTTCCTTCTCTGCATAGAAGTCGTCAATCTTCTCTGGGGTGTAATCTTCGAAATGCTCGTGGTGGATGATGCTGCGCAGAGGGAGACGGTCGCTCAGGGCTGGATGTTCTGCCGGCCAGCCGATGGTCAATGTGGCTACTGGCATTACGAGCTTAGGGAGCTTCAGGGTGTCGATGATCATCTTTGGCATATAAACCGTAGTTCCCAGGAAACAGGTGCCTAAACCGGCTTCTTCTGCTAGGTTCGTAAAGGTCTGGGTGAAAAGAAGAGCATCGGTAGCTGCATTCATAAAAGAGAGAATGTTGTCATAGCCCGGGGTTCCCTTGCGGTTCTCTGCCCAGAGGGTTGTGCGGCGATAATCGGCACAGATGGTGAGGACGACAGGGGCTTCTGTTACCATCGGCTGGTTGAAGTGGGCTGGCGCCAGCGCCTTCTTTCCTTCTTCACTTCTTGTTACCACAACACTGTAAAGCTGCAGGTTTCCCATTGTCGGGGTGTGCTCTGCCTCTTCCAAAAGGCGGTTCAGGAGTTCTTCAGATACTTCCTTCTCTGCATATTTTCTGATGCTTGTTCTGTTCTTAATCGATTCCATATCTTTTTTATTTTATCATTATACCTTATTATATATATAGGAGTTCTGTTCCATTTCAGAACCCTATTTTGCTGCAAAGTTAGTGAAAGTTTCCCAAAAAGTTGTCTTTCTTTCGCTTTTTTAGTGAAATATATGCCAAAACGTTTCAGATTTTAGAAATAAAAGTTTAATTTTGCACCTAAATATGAAACGTTTGATATGAAATATACTGAAAATATGACTTTTGAAGAGGCTTCCAAGGCTCTTATAGATGAATTGAATGCTAATCTGGCAACACTTCATCAGAATTATCATGTAGAACAGTCTGATTGGAATAAACTCTATGATCAGATAGCCAATGTTGTTTCAGAGGAGACTCATCTTCCTGTTTTCTCTCCTGAAGTGATGGAGGTGCGACCTCGAGAACTGGAATGCGATGTGGTGCGATTCCAGAATAATAAGGAGAAATGGGTGGCTCTGGTAGGACTGCTCGACGGTCATCCATACGAAATCTTCACGGGTTTGCAGGATGAGGACGAGGGTATCATGCTGCCTAAATCTGTAAGCAAAGGCAAGATTGTGAAGACCATTCTGGATGGAGGCTTGAAGCGATACGACTTCCAGTTTGTGAACAAGCGAGGCTATAAGATTACGGTTGAGGGATTGAGCGAGAAGTTTAATCCTGAATACTGGAACTATGCCAAGCTGATTTCCGGTGTGCTGCGCTACCGTATGCCTATCGAACATGTCATCAAACTCGTTTATCAGCTCCAGCTTACTTCAGATAATATCAATACCTGGAAGAAAGGTGTTGTGACAGCCCTGAAGAGATATCTGAAGGATGGTAGCCTGATGAAACTTTACGATGATAGCGATTCCGAATCCTAATCCCCAAGATAGAAACTGATATAAACTATGCTTTTCCGTAGTAAGATATACTTGAAGAATGTCCGTTTCCATGCATATCACGGCGTTCTGCCACAGGAAACCCTGGTGGGCAACGATTATGTGGTGAATCTGGAGGTGAGCTATGATTTCTCCAGAGCCATGGAAACCGATGAACTGGCTGGAACCCTCAACTATGCAGAACTCTATGAACTCGTGAAACAGGAGATGGAGATACCTAGCAAACTGCTGGAACATGTAGCCGGAAGAATAGGAAAGCGACTCTTTGCAGAATATCCGACTATTCAGAAAATACAACTCGCCATTACCAAAGTTAATCCTCCTTTTGGAGCAGATTGTGACGGCGCAGGGGTAGAAGTTGTATTAACAAATGATAAAACTTTATAGTAGATTTAGGTTTTCTGATACAAAAGTAGTAATTTTGCAAAATCATCAGAAAGATATGTTGAAGAAAATAACATTCATATTGACCCTATTGTGTATGTTGGTGCTGACAGCGACAGGCGCCAACCGCCGTTTCACGCTCGTTATCGACCCAGGTCATGGCGGCCATGATGCGGGTGCACTTGGTGCTATTTCCAAAGAAAAGAATATCAATCTCTCTGTGGCATTGCAGTTTGGCAAATATGTTGAGCGCAATATGCCGGATGTGAGAGTCATCTATACCCGCAAGACGGATGTCTTTATTCCTCTGAAAGAGCGTGCCAACATTGCTAACCGCGCCAATGCCGACCTGTTTATCTCGGTACATACCAATGCGCTGCCAGCCGGTAAGATAGCCCGCGGTTTTGAAACCTATACGCTCGGTATGCACCGTGCCAAGGATAATCTCGATGTGGCTATGCGAGAGAACTCCGTTATCTCGATGGAGAAGGGCTATCAGCAGACCTATCAGGGTTTCAACCCAAGATCTTCTGAAAGCTACATCATCTTCGAGTTCATACAGGGTAAGAATATGGAGAGAAGCGTAGAACTGGCGCGCAATATCCAGCGAAAGGTATGCAACGGTGCCAACCGTCCGGATAAGGGTGTGCATCAGGCAGGATTCCTGGTTCTCAGAGAAACCTCGATGCCTAGCTGTCTGATAGAGCTCGGTTTCATCACTACTGCCGATGAAGAAAGACTGCTCAACGATGCCAGCAGGGTGGATGATATCGCCCGAGGTATCTACGAAGGTTTTGCGCAATATCGCAATAAATACGATAAATCCATCTCGGTTCCTTATCGAGCTGCGGATACAGAATCGGTGCCGGTTGCCAAGATAGTTTCTGATACGAAGCAGGAGAAGAACGAGCGCCGTGCTGAGGAGGTGGATACTGCGCCGAGAAGAACGGTGAAGCATGTGGAAACCAGAGCAACAAAGGCTAAAACGGTTCAGCAGAACAGAAGACAGAACCAGCAGGATAAACCGGCTCAGCAGAGCAGACAGACGCAGCAGAACAGACAGAACCAGCAGAACAGAACTGTAGCTCAGAACAAGCCGGCACAGCATAAAGCCAATGTAGCCGATGCGCCTGTCTTCAAGCTTCAGATATTTGTCAGCAACCGCATGCTCCGCAAGGGCGATGCCCATTTTAAGGGCGAAACCGGTTATGACAGTTATCAGGAAGGCAATATGGTGAAATATACGATGGGAGCCTCTACCAACTATAATGAGATTTTCCGCTTGCGCAAGACGCTTGCCGAGAAGTTCCCGGAAGCTTTCATCATAGCTTTCAAGAATGGAAAGAAATATGATGTGAATCAGGCTATTCGTGAGTTCAAACAGAACAGAAACCGCTGATTGACCTGAGTAAGGATAAGATATAAGCACGAATATATAAAGAGATAAATATGAAGCTAACAAAAGAAATCAAGATAGCTCTTGTAGCTATTGTCGGTATTTTGATTATGTATTTCGGAATCAATTTTCTGAAAGGCATGAATCTGTTCTCTACCAACAATACCTATTTTATAACGTTTGATGACATCCAGGGACTGGGTGCCTCTACGCCTATTTATGCGGATGGTTATAAGGTAGGTACCGTGGATGGTTTGGAATATGATTACAAGGAGAATGGTCCTATCAAAGTAAAGGTGGATATTATCAAGGATTTGAGAATCCCGCAGGGCAGTAAAGCCGAAATAGTAAAAGACCTGATGGGTAACCTGCAGGTGAATCTGCTTCTGGCAAACAATCCGCGCGAAAGAGTAGAACCGGGTGGTATCATTCCGGGTGCTGTAAACGGAGGCATGATGGATAAGGCTGCCAACCTGGTTCCGGTAGTGGAAAAGATGTTGCCTAAGTTGGATTCTATCCTTACCAGCGTGAATGCGCTGCTGGCTGATCCGGCTCTGGCTGCTTCGCTGCATAATGTGGAAACCATCACAAGCAACCTCACTGTTTCTACACGTGAGTTGAATACGCTGATGGCAGGACTCAACAAACAGGTTCCGGGTATGATAGGAAAGGCAAATGGCGTGCTGGATAATACCAACCGCCTCACAGCTAATCTGGCCAGTCTTGACGTGCAGGG of Segatella copri contains these proteins:
- a CDS encoding MlaD family protein codes for the protein MKLTKEIKIALVAIVGILIMYFGINFLKGMNLFSTNNTYFITFDDIQGLGASTPIYADGYKVGTVDGLEYDYKENGPIKVKVDIIKDLRIPQGSKAEIVKDLMGNLQVNLLLANNPRERVEPGGIIPGAVNGGMMDKAANLVPVVEKMLPKLDSILTSVNALLADPALAASLHNVETITSNLTVSTRELNTLMAGLNKQVPGMIGKANGVLDNTNRLTANLASLDVQGTLNKVNQTLESAHQFTEKLNSNQGSLGLLMNDTKLYDNLTSTMGHADSLVIDLKAHPKRYVHFSVFGRKDK
- a CDS encoding DUF4848 domain-containing protein — encoded protein: MKNVFFLFALLCAFFSSCSDEDGANVTTSNVKLPHVVTINSGDKVTCSSNTKSQVKVLAFDNEEGFNHFVGILRTKTSQQRAQLVKSLGFESLAMINDKADKELDKIGATASSVDDFRAKYLDYKTKYAGILVANAADSTDLSLYKPASKDTAVAPYLVGECNKVLVDGALRDIPFSDEMNDDDKKIFATSYTEYSPNSTRSVEKDYTSEDSWPVNGFIEKDGNHKTICSVYVTDEFKLFIHFGAQYKMWYGWKRANRQFFFRLENMEGLDKLNPDALSSNLSPNTYYFGTSKEFYSYTKINFHVAEVTQNPIVMINKYEVTGKVFVWTDRMSEKDANGNVIYQSTGSSIYPTQHAPRENFPLFKKENSFPCKISLVGKR
- a CDS encoding nitroreductase family protein codes for the protein MESIKNRTSIRKYAEKEVSEELLNRLLEEAEHTPTMGNLQLYSVVVTRSEEGKKALAPAHFNQPMVTEAPVVLTICADYRRTTLWAENRKGTPGYDNILSFMNAATDALLFTQTFTNLAEEAGLGTCFLGTTVYMPKMIIDTLKLPKLVMPVATLTIGWPAEHPALSDRLPLRSIIHHEHFEDYTPEKIDDFYAEKEALEENKEFVRINNVETLAQVFTDIRYTKKDCEAMSVGFIEALKQQGFI
- a CDS encoding helix-turn-helix transcriptional regulator; its protein translation is MAKDLYKDQNIASNFLDTINVSSFNKEEQMYGELLKIQATDLTDHDIKPYEKNISRIINYMQNKKDYTFLKLALYYAGRIKSEKDEAMKAVNFYTKAASIKDTILNINNKCYSQLGNIYYDQYLYDYAIDMYTKAYNEAFIAKDDIAMVKILKDKALVLLDKGETTLALKLLKKALKMAEHTKDIRCINSVKSYCVIAYTDKRDWGNAQKLLPDILHNINKADSSAVYFIAANLYKQTDISKANMLYSFLKNKGNIYAKEEAYKFLTKESLGKEKNFESIKFFERYTHIVDSIRRNTNSEMMAKIKGLYDYQKQKERITRISKEKNEFKLLFASTTVFLLLVTTFAFLLISRLRRRAQEEKRQVFMLKKLQEEMRQNSLEKIKENNKRIDELELQLINATNEKDELKKRLADEKEKLLAQNAINKLKIEEENRALGSIKNTDIGIMIQKKKRSETKEYLTKEERKQMEDTFNQFMPSFKEKLWSVYDISNRELNVCMLIKLGCKPADMACLLGCTPSAISKIRIRLYKKFFNKLGSAEDWDRFILSL
- a CDS encoding FKBP-type peptidyl-prolyl cis-trans isomerase; the protein is MYKKLIYGVLLLLTIASCSESSEQEDEYANWKERNDVFFQGIFFKADSAINAGSNNWKIIRNWSLQEQFGVQKENYIVVHVLENSTNTSVPIYTDSVVVDIQGMLMPTDNEERRTVFYTTFSGKDRNVSSDLRLTISAKGTLQKQEIDGLSTALQKMHIGDRWMVYVPYNLALKNQSSVSPFVPAYSTMIFDITLLGIKHT
- a CDS encoding N-acetylmuramoyl-L-alanine amidase family protein — protein: MLKKITFILTLLCMLVLTATGANRRFTLVIDPGHGGHDAGALGAISKEKNINLSVALQFGKYVERNMPDVRVIYTRKTDVFIPLKERANIANRANADLFISVHTNALPAGKIARGFETYTLGMHRAKDNLDVAMRENSVISMEKGYQQTYQGFNPRSSESYIIFEFIQGKNMERSVELARNIQRKVCNGANRPDKGVHQAGFLVLRETSMPSCLIELGFITTADEERLLNDASRVDDIARGIYEGFAQYRNKYDKSISVPYRAADTESVPVAKIVSDTKQEKNERRAEEVDTAPRRTVKHVETRATKAKTVQQNRRQNQQDKPAQQSRQTQQNRQNQQNRTVAQNKPAQHKANVADAPVFKLQIFVSNRMLRKGDAHFKGETGYDSYQEGNMVKYTMGASTNYNEIFRLRKTLAEKFPEAFIIAFKNGKKYDVNQAIREFKQNRNR
- the folB gene encoding dihydroneopterin aldolase — encoded protein: MLFRSKIYLKNVRFHAYHGVLPQETLVGNDYVVNLEVSYDFSRAMETDELAGTLNYAELYELVKQEMEIPSKLLEHVAGRIGKRLFAEYPTIQKIQLAITKVNPPFGADCDGAGVEVVLTNDKTL